Part of the Streptomyces sp. NBC_01353 genome, CTCGTGGACCGTCACCTGGTTGGCGACGTCCTTGTCACGACGCTTGTGCACGATCGCCAGCGGCGCGTCCAGACGGTCGCACCAGCGGTCGGCCACACGCACACGGCCCGCGTCGGGGGAGACGATCGTCAGCTTCGAACGGTCCACCTTGTTGCCCACGTAGTCCGCCAGGACCGGGAGAGCCGACAGGTGGTCCACCGGACCGTCGAAGAAGCCCTGGATCTGGTCCGTGTGCAGGTCCACCGTCAGAATGCGGTGCGCACCCGCCGTCTTCAGCAGATCCGCGACCAGACGGGCCGAAATCGGCTCACGACCACGGTGCTTCTTGTCCTGACGGGCATAGCCGTACGACGGGATGATCACAGTGATGCTCCGAGCGGAAGCCCGCTTCAGCGCATCGATCATGATCAACTGCTCCATGATCCACTTATTGATCGGAGCCGTGTGGCTCTGGATCAGGAAGCAGTCCGCGCCACGAGCCGACTCCTGGAAACGGACATAGATCTCACCGTTCGCGAAGTCGAAAGCCTTGGTCGGCACGAGACCGACACCCAGCTGGTGCGCGACCTCCTCGGCCAGCTCGGGGTGGGCGCGGCCGGAGAAGAGCATCAGCTTCTTCTCGCCGGTCGTCTTGATCCCGGTCACAGCACTGTCTCCTCAGACGTGTCTTCTGGCCGCGAACTCCGCGCTCCCGTGCGCGTGTGCGAGCCAGCCGAATTTATGTGCACGTATCACGGTACGCCGAGTTCGACGTACCCGTTTCCGGTCAGCTTTCGCCGGCGGGCTCCTCCGTGACCGCCTGAGCGGCCTGCGCCGCAGCGCTGCCGGGCCGCTTCCGAGCCACCCAACCCTCGATATTCCGCTGCTGGCCCCGGGCCACAGCCAGCGCACCCGACGGCACATCCTTCGTGATGACCGACCCCGCAGCGGTGTAAGCACCGTCCCCGATGGTGACAGGAGCCACAAACATGTTGTCCGAACCGGTCTTGCAGTGCGACCCCACCGTCGTGTGGTGCTTCGCCTCACCGTCGTAGTTCACGAAGACACTCGCCGCGCCGATGTTCGTGTACTCACCGATCGTCGCGTCACCCACGTACGACAGATGAGGAACCTTCGTGCCCTCGCCGATCGTCGCGTTCTTCATCTCCACATACGTACCGGCCTTCGCCCTCACACCCAGGTTCGTACCCGGACGGAGATACGCGTACGGGCCCACGGACGCGCCCTCGCCGATCACAGCGGAATCCGCGACCGTGTTGTCCACCCGAGCGCCCTTGCCGACCCTCGTGTCCTTCAGACGCGAATTCGGGCCGACCTCGGCGTCCTCCCCGATGTGCGTCGCACCGAGCAGCTGCGTACCCGGGTGGATCACGGAGTCCGGCTCGAACGTCACCATGACATCGACAAGAACCGACGACGGGTCGACCACCGTCACGCCGGCCGTCATCGCCCGCTCCAGCAGACGCCGATTCAGCAGCGCACGAGCCTCGGCCAGCTGCACCCGGTTGTTGATACCGAGAATCTCGCGGTGATCACCGGCCACCGACGCGCCCACACGGTGACCCGCCTCACGCAGGATGGACAGCACATCGGTGAGGTACTCCTCACCCTGACTGTTGTCCGTACGGACCTTGCCCAGAGCGTCGGCCAGCAGCCGGCCGTCGAACGCGAACACGCCGGAGTTGATCTCCTTGATGGCGCGCTGCTCCTCGGAGGCGTCCTTGTGCTCGACGATCGCGGTGACCGCACCGGAGGCGTCACGGACGATGCGCCCGTAGCCGGTGGAGTCCGGCACCTCGGCGGTCAGCACGGTGACGGCGTTGCCGTCGGCGGCGTGGGTGCCGGCGAGCGCCTTCAGGGTCTCCCCGGACAGCAGCGGAGTGTCGCCGCACACGACGACGACGGTCCCCTCGGGGGCCTGCCCCAGCTCCTCGAGGCCCATGCGGACGGCATGACCGGTGCCGTTCTGCTCGTACTGCACGGCGGTACGAGTCCCGGCGTAGTGCGCGTCGAGATGCGCGGTGACCTGCTCACGGGCGTGCCCGACGACCACGACGAGGTGCTCGGGCTCCAGCTCCCGCGCGGCGGACACGACGTGTCCGACGAGGGAACGTCCGGCGATTTCGTGCAGGACCTTGGGGGTCTTCGACTTCATGCGGGTGCCCTCACCCGCTGCGAGGACGACGACGGCGGCCGGGCGGTTGGCGCTCACGGGAATGCCCTTCGGCTTCGGGTGGTGGACAACCGCAGGATACCGGGGGGTTTCGGGGCGGAAATGAGTGCGGGTCCTGACCGTGGAGGTCAGGACCCGAACCGAGGTCTTGTGCACCGTGGCTCCCCCGCAAGGATTCGAACCTTGTCCTGCTGGTACCAAAAACCAGTGTGCTGCCTGTTACACCACGGGGGACAGCGCCTCAGACCATACCGGAGACCCGCCCGCGTGCGGCATTGATCCCAGCCCACCATCCTTCGATGCGGCAGTACAGCTCAGCACTCCCCGCGACGTCGATGACCAGGCAGCCTCGGTAGTCCTCCCCGACGTTCTTCCGGACGGTCTCCGAGCTCTTCGAGCAGCCCAGCTCCAGCTGGATCTGGTCG contains:
- the glmU gene encoding bifunctional UDP-N-acetylglucosamine diphosphorylase/glucosamine-1-phosphate N-acetyltransferase GlmU translates to MSANRPAAVVVLAAGEGTRMKSKTPKVLHEIAGRSLVGHVVSAARELEPEHLVVVVGHAREQVTAHLDAHYAGTRTAVQYEQNGTGHAVRMGLEELGQAPEGTVVVVCGDTPLLSGETLKALAGTHAADGNAVTVLTAEVPDSTGYGRIVRDASGAVTAIVEHKDASEEQRAIKEINSGVFAFDGRLLADALGKVRTDNSQGEEYLTDVLSILREAGHRVGASVAGDHREILGINNRVQLAEARALLNRRLLERAMTAGVTVVDPSSVLVDVMVTFEPDSVIHPGTQLLGATHIGEDAEVGPNSRLKDTRVGKGARVDNTVADSAVIGEGASVGPYAYLRPGTNLGVRAKAGTYVEMKNATIGEGTKVPHLSYVGDATIGEYTNIGAASVFVNYDGEAKHHTTVGSHCKTGSDNMFVAPVTIGDGAYTAAGSVITKDVPSGALAVARGQQRNIEGWVARKRPGSAAAQAAQAVTEEPAGES
- a CDS encoding ribose-phosphate diphosphokinase; this encodes MTGIKTTGEKKLMLFSGRAHPELAEEVAHQLGVGLVPTKAFDFANGEIYVRFQESARGADCFLIQSHTAPINKWIMEQLIMIDALKRASARSITVIIPSYGYARQDKKHRGREPISARLVADLLKTAGAHRILTVDLHTDQIQGFFDGPVDHLSALPVLADYVGNKVDRSKLTIVSPDAGRVRVADRWCDRLDAPLAIVHKRRDKDVANQVTVHEVVGDVKGRVCVLVDDMVDTGGTICAAADALFAHGAEDVIVTATHGILSGPAADRLKNSKVSEFVFTDTLPVPSSLELDKITVLSIAPTIARAVREVFEDGSVTSLFEEH